In a single window of the Stigmatopora nigra isolate UIUO_SnigA chromosome 7, RoL_Snig_1.1, whole genome shotgun sequence genome:
- the riiad1 gene encoding RIIa domain-containing protein 1: MSLQSGSSDLDVGVLNAEQREKLRQFKIQTRIDNEKYLMAHPEVEVMVEDFLRDVLLKRPSHIRAFAADHFTDPNLHTVIKAKMETINTDP; encoded by the exons ATGTCTTTACAAAGCGGTTCAAGTGATCTTGATGTCGGCGTTCTGAACGCTGAACAACGAGAGAAATTGCGTCAGTTCAAA atCCAGACGAGAATTGACAACGAAAAGTACCTAATGGCACACCCCGAAGTGGAGGTCATGGTTGAAGATTTCCTCAG AGACGTGCTCCTTAAACGGCCTTCTCACATCCGTGCATTTGCTGCCG ATCATTTCACCGATCCCAACCTTCACACGGTTATTAAAGCCAAAATGGAGACCATCAATACGGACCCATGA
- the LOC144199529 gene encoding zinc finger protein 687a-like isoform X2, whose protein sequence is MGDVKTPDFDDLLAAFDIPDIDAIQSSPEEDGMSTSERKSSSIPVLPTSHTDPPAVSVIVMNTLRPCENDDGEKHSLTNTHFDAQMESTTSTAQIPNGFDRADGSDQQGSSATQWQKQSPLRLNTDDEENVNSLKPVEPLESTQLSNPSSPQSTSPLKEEAHLVPQAPSSPLSHNGGVCKNNSVHLDEDDSEPDLGSPLVIHESPEFIMPSPPKLQPSVRHQPDLSVSPETTPCSSPNSSSNASLEMLTELEGKRVSFSAPQPPVPQNCHLAPVQKEKYPEHVIDERDSPESPPPSEMGLAITKTNPESEKETIDNKPRQDDRPSPSEKTTGDGQTVIERSPSDNVSTESAPAELLPLKVKIKVPSRSFSKTTLKSAPKGNSKGVDSIKSTTQSHNPKSKKGGSQKSLAGLSEMTVKEKRPAAIKRKASPTVGSVVKSTTLPSMTASTTASGGVNLRCLGQKTLQSSPQGNSRPASIVNSSGAIISKSQTNLVESFNKILTNKNLLPSYKPDWSSPPPAEWGLPLPAQGYRCLECGDAFALEQSLARHYDRRSLRIEVTCNHCAKRLAFYNKCSLLLHAREHKERGLIMQCSHLVMKPVSLEQMISQNEPTGQAVTLQTKGQHQASPRMKLEAVQHVGNKCPECQVQFSSKTEVIQHFQEIKQAEITPCNECSPPMLLPNACSDAAHQRIHQGSSPCVCPECGGTAKQPVFQAHLDRACLHFSRRIGYRCSKCLVVFGGLNSVKSHIQQAHCDTFHKCPSCPMAFKSAPNAQNHISARHPSLTDSQAMLIYKCVMCDTVFTHKYLLYVHFDTHLTNQKVPVYKCPDCTKMFPQRSVLMEHFKSHKSSEQELDCVASSGSQSVCKLESSDGEDGTEEVNAEATVDSAGWKCVHCNECYSVPEEFISHMAKQHGKVLKNFPCNKCESSFSSASSLRRHVRDKHKSGIRFHCQFSTCSKKMFSSRAMLDKHVQLRHGRETTSQELGTDEADSSSEQDGAFLARPRRRAAAKTEREEDSAPPKKLRTSSAPAPYSPPDSGFRCAPCGFTTEDRPTFQAHISLHRGSTEDGGQQCAQCGACFTSSNSLARHLFITHKVRDVVTDQQQAQAAGPATSPVHNNKSEENSLGRPVSPSSQTQGKEEEEEDALSCKVCGKHFDKATDLNTHFRTHGMAFINARNTGKPT, encoded by the exons TGATATTCCTGACATTGATGCCATCCAGTCGAGTCCAGAAGAGGATGGGATGTCTACTAGTGAAAGAAAAAGTTCATCCATCCCAGTCTTGCCCACCTCGCACACTGACCCTCCTGCTGTCAGTGTCATAGTGATGAACACTCTGCGACCCTGTGAAAATGACGATGGTGAAAAACACAGCCTAACAAACACTCATTTTGACGCACAGATGGAAAGCACCACCTCCACTGCCCAGATTCCTAATGGTTTCGATAGGGCCGATGGGAGTGACCAGCAAGGATCTAGTGCAACACAATGGCAGAAACAATCACCGCTGAGGCTGAACACTGATGATGAAGAGAATGTAAACAGTTTGAAGCCTGTTGAGCCATTGGAGTCTACTCAGTTATCCAATCCTTCCTCCCCGCAGTCTACCTCACCTCTGAAGGAAGAAGCACACCTAGTCCCTCAGGCGCCATCGTCCCCTTTATCGCACAACGGTGGGGTTTGCAAAAACAATAGCGTGCACTTGGATGAGGACGACTCGGAACCAGACTTGGGAAGCCCGCTGGTAATCCACGAAAGCCCAGAATTCATCATGCCGTCGCCTCCAAAGTTGCAACCCAGTGTCAGACATCAACCCGATTTGTCCGTCTCCCCTGAGACCACCCCGTGCAGTAGTCCGAATTCTTCGAGCAACGCATCTCTTGAAATGTTGACTGAACTGGAGGGGAAACGTGTTTCGTTTTCTGCTCCTCAACCACCTGTTCCACAGAACTGTCACCTGGCCCCAGTGCAAAAGGAGAAATACCCAGAGCACGTGATCGACGAGAGGGACTCGCCTGAGAGTCCGCCGCCCAGTGAGATGGGACTTGCGATTACCAAGACGAACCCTGAATCAGAAAAGGAGACTATAGACAACAAGCCAAGACAAGATGACAGGCCAAGTCCTAGTGAAAAGACTACAGGAGATGGACAAACGGTTATTGAAAGGTCACCTTCTGACAATGTGTCTACTGAGAGTGCTCCTGCTGAATTGTTGCCTCTCAAAGTTAAAATCAAGGTGCCCTCTCGGAGCTTTAGCAAGACGACACTTAAAAGTGCTCCAAAAGGCAATTCTAAAGGCGTGGATTCCATCAAATCTACCACACAGTCTCATAATCCAAAATCCAAGAAAGGGGGTTCTCAAAAGTCTCTTGCAGGGCTTTCAGAAATGACGGTCAAAGAAAAACGCCCAGCGGCCATCAAACGGAAAGCCTCCCCCACAGTTGGCAGTGTTGTCAAAAGCACAACTCTTCCTTCCATGACAGCCTCAACTACGGCAAGCGGCGGCGTCAACCTGCGCTGCTTGGGTCAGAAGACTCTCCAGAGTTCTCCGCAGGGGAATAGCCGACCTGCCTCCATAGTCAACAGCAGCGGGGCCATCATATCCAAGAGCCAAACCAACCTGGTGGAAAGTTTCAATAAGATTCTCACAAATAAGAACTTGCTGCCTAGCTATAAACCAGACTGGAGCTCCCCACCTCCTGCTGAGTGGGGCCTTCCTTTGCCCGCCCAG GGTTATCGCTGTCTGGAGTGCGGCGACGCTTTTGCCCTGGAGCAAAGTCTGGCCCGTCACTACGACCGGCGTTCGCTTCGCATCGAGGTGACGTGCAACCACTGCGCTAAGCGACTGGCTTTCTACAACAAGTGCAGCCTGTTGTTGCACGCCCGGGAGCACAAGGAGCGAGGCCTGATCATGCAGTGTTCGCACCTCGTCATGAAACCTGTGTCCTTGGAGCAGATGATAAGCCAAAATGAACCCACAG GGCAGGCCGTCACCCTCCAGACCAAAGGACAGCATCAAGCATCCCCTCGCATGAAGTTAGAAGCCGTGCAACACGTCGGTAATAAATGTCCAGAATGTCAGGTTCAGTTCAGCAGCAAAACGGAAGTGATCCAACATTTCCAAGAAATCAAACAAGCAGAAATCACA CCATGTAACGAATGCTCCCCTCCGATGCTCCTACCCAACGCTTGCAGTGATGCGGCTCATCAGCGTATCCATCAAGGCAGCTCTCCGTGTGTTTGCCCCGAGTGTGGCGGCACAGCCAAGCAGCCGGTCTTTCAAGCACATCTGGATCGGGCTTGTTTGCACTTTTCGAGGCGCATTGGCTACAG atgCTCCAAATGTCTAGTGGTGTTTGGGGGGCTGAACTCAGTCAAGTCTCACATCCAACAGGCCCACTGCGATACCTTCCACAAGTGCCCCAGCTGTCCAATGGCTTTCAAATCGGCACCAAATGCACAAAACCACATTAGTGCACGGCACCCCTCGTTAACCGATAGCCAGGCCAT GTTGATCTACAAATGCGTGATGTGCGATACCGTTTTCACACACAAGTACTTGCTATATGTCCACTTTGACacgcatttaaccaatcagaaggTTCCCGTATATAAATGTCCTGACTGCACCAAGATGTTTCCTCAGAGAAGTGTACTGATGGAGCATTTCAAA AGCCACAAGTCATCCGAGCAAGAGTTAGACTGCGTTGCCTCTTCGGGTTCTCAGTCCGTGTGCAAGCTAGAGAGTTCAGACGGGGAAGACGGCACGGAGGAAGTGAACGCTGAGGCAACTGTGGACAGCGCCGGTTGGAAATGTGTTCACTGCAACGAATGCTACTCTGTACCGGAAGAGTTCATCAGCCATATGGCGAAACAACATGGCAAG GTTTTAAAGAACTTCCCTTGTAACAAATGCGAGAGCTCCTTCTCCTCTGCATCTAGTCTGAGACGCCACGTACGTGACAAGCACAAGTCTGGGATTCGCTTTCACTGCCA GTTCAGTACATGCAGCAAGAAAATGTTCAGCAGCAGAGCAATGTTGGACAAACACGTCCAGCTCCGACACGGTCGAGAAACCACAAGCCAGGAG CTCGGCACAGACGAAGCCGACAGCTCCTCGGAACAAGACGGCGCTTTCCTGGCCCGCCCTAGACGGCGGGCGGCCGCCAAGACGGAGCGGGAAGAAGACTCGGCTCCCCCGAAAAAGTTACGAACGTCCTCCGCTCCCGCGCCCTACTCGCCCCCCGATTCTGGCTTTCGCTGCGCCCCGTGCGGCTTCACCACGGAGGACCGGCCCACGTTTCAGGCCCACATAAGCCTCCATCGAGGGTCGACAGAAGATGGGGGGCAGCAGTGTGCTCAATGCGGCGCCTGCTTCACTTCGAGCAACTCGCTGGCACGCCACCTCTTTATTACACACAAAGTTCGAGATGTGGTGACAGACCAACAACAAGCTCAAGCTGCAGGCCCTGCGACGTCCCCCGTTCACAACAACAAGAGCGAGGAGAATTCTCTCGGCCGTCCCGTCTCCCCTTCCTCTCAAACTCagggaaaggaggaggaggaggaggacgcaTTGAGCTGCAAAGTGTGCGGAAAACATTTTGACAAGGCCACGGATCTGAACACGCACTTCCGAACTCACGGCATGGCTTTCATCAATGCGAGAAATACAGGAAAACCAACTTAG
- the LOC144199529 gene encoding zinc finger protein 687a-like isoform X1, which yields MGDVKTPDFDDLLAAFDIPDIDAIQSSPEEDGMSTSERKSSSIPVLPTSHTDPPAVSVIVMNTLRPCENDDGEKHSLTNTHFDAQMESTTSTAQIPNGFDRADGSDQQGSSATQWQKQSPLRLNTDDEENVNSLKPVEPLESTQLSNPSSPQSTSPLKEEAHLVPQAPSSPLSHNGGVCKNNSVHLDEDDSEPDLGSPLVIHESPEFIMPSPPKLQPSVRHQPDLSVSPETTPCSSPNSSSNASLEMLTELEGKRVSFSAPQPPVPQNCHLAPVQKEKYPEHVIDERDSPESPPPSEMGLAITKTNPESEKETIDNKPRQDDRPSPSEKTTGDGQTVIERSPSDNVSTESAPAELLPLKVKIKVPSRSFSKTTLKSAPKGNSKGVDSIKSTTQSHNPKSKKGGSQKSLAGLSEMTVKEKRPAAIKRKASPTVGSVVKSTTLPSMTASTTASGGVNLRCLGQKTLQSSPQGNSRPASIVNSSGAIISKSQTNLVESFNKILTNKNLLPSYKPDWSSPPPAEWGLPLPAQGYRCLECGDAFALEQSLARHYDRRSLRIEVTCNHCAKRLAFYNKCSLLLHAREHKERGLIMQCSHLVMKPVSLEQMISQNEPTGQAVTLQTKGQHQASPRMKLEAVQHVGNKCPECQVQFSSKTEVIQHFQEIKQAEITPCNECSPPMLLPNACSDAAHQRIHQGSSPCVCPECGGTAKQPVFQAHLDRACLHFSRRIGYRCSKCLVVFGGLNSVKSHIQQAHCDTFHKCPSCPMAFKSAPNAQNHISARHPSLTDSQAMLIYKCVMCDTVFTHKYLLYVHFDTHLTNQKVPVYKCPDCTKMFPQRSVLMEHFKSHKSSEQELDCVASSGSQSVCKLESSDGEDGTEEVNAEATVDSAGWKCVHCNECYSVPEEFISHMAKQHGKVLKNFPCNKCESSFSSASSLRRHVRDKHKSGIRFHCQFSTCSKKMFSSRAMLDKHVQLRHGRETTSQEQLGTDEADSSSEQDGAFLARPRRRAAAKTEREEDSAPPKKLRTSSAPAPYSPPDSGFRCAPCGFTTEDRPTFQAHISLHRGSTEDGGQQCAQCGACFTSSNSLARHLFITHKVRDVVTDQQQAQAAGPATSPVHNNKSEENSLGRPVSPSSQTQGKEEEEEDALSCKVCGKHFDKATDLNTHFRTHGMAFINARNTGKPT from the exons TGATATTCCTGACATTGATGCCATCCAGTCGAGTCCAGAAGAGGATGGGATGTCTACTAGTGAAAGAAAAAGTTCATCCATCCCAGTCTTGCCCACCTCGCACACTGACCCTCCTGCTGTCAGTGTCATAGTGATGAACACTCTGCGACCCTGTGAAAATGACGATGGTGAAAAACACAGCCTAACAAACACTCATTTTGACGCACAGATGGAAAGCACCACCTCCACTGCCCAGATTCCTAATGGTTTCGATAGGGCCGATGGGAGTGACCAGCAAGGATCTAGTGCAACACAATGGCAGAAACAATCACCGCTGAGGCTGAACACTGATGATGAAGAGAATGTAAACAGTTTGAAGCCTGTTGAGCCATTGGAGTCTACTCAGTTATCCAATCCTTCCTCCCCGCAGTCTACCTCACCTCTGAAGGAAGAAGCACACCTAGTCCCTCAGGCGCCATCGTCCCCTTTATCGCACAACGGTGGGGTTTGCAAAAACAATAGCGTGCACTTGGATGAGGACGACTCGGAACCAGACTTGGGAAGCCCGCTGGTAATCCACGAAAGCCCAGAATTCATCATGCCGTCGCCTCCAAAGTTGCAACCCAGTGTCAGACATCAACCCGATTTGTCCGTCTCCCCTGAGACCACCCCGTGCAGTAGTCCGAATTCTTCGAGCAACGCATCTCTTGAAATGTTGACTGAACTGGAGGGGAAACGTGTTTCGTTTTCTGCTCCTCAACCACCTGTTCCACAGAACTGTCACCTGGCCCCAGTGCAAAAGGAGAAATACCCAGAGCACGTGATCGACGAGAGGGACTCGCCTGAGAGTCCGCCGCCCAGTGAGATGGGACTTGCGATTACCAAGACGAACCCTGAATCAGAAAAGGAGACTATAGACAACAAGCCAAGACAAGATGACAGGCCAAGTCCTAGTGAAAAGACTACAGGAGATGGACAAACGGTTATTGAAAGGTCACCTTCTGACAATGTGTCTACTGAGAGTGCTCCTGCTGAATTGTTGCCTCTCAAAGTTAAAATCAAGGTGCCCTCTCGGAGCTTTAGCAAGACGACACTTAAAAGTGCTCCAAAAGGCAATTCTAAAGGCGTGGATTCCATCAAATCTACCACACAGTCTCATAATCCAAAATCCAAGAAAGGGGGTTCTCAAAAGTCTCTTGCAGGGCTTTCAGAAATGACGGTCAAAGAAAAACGCCCAGCGGCCATCAAACGGAAAGCCTCCCCCACAGTTGGCAGTGTTGTCAAAAGCACAACTCTTCCTTCCATGACAGCCTCAACTACGGCAAGCGGCGGCGTCAACCTGCGCTGCTTGGGTCAGAAGACTCTCCAGAGTTCTCCGCAGGGGAATAGCCGACCTGCCTCCATAGTCAACAGCAGCGGGGCCATCATATCCAAGAGCCAAACCAACCTGGTGGAAAGTTTCAATAAGATTCTCACAAATAAGAACTTGCTGCCTAGCTATAAACCAGACTGGAGCTCCCCACCTCCTGCTGAGTGGGGCCTTCCTTTGCCCGCCCAG GGTTATCGCTGTCTGGAGTGCGGCGACGCTTTTGCCCTGGAGCAAAGTCTGGCCCGTCACTACGACCGGCGTTCGCTTCGCATCGAGGTGACGTGCAACCACTGCGCTAAGCGACTGGCTTTCTACAACAAGTGCAGCCTGTTGTTGCACGCCCGGGAGCACAAGGAGCGAGGCCTGATCATGCAGTGTTCGCACCTCGTCATGAAACCTGTGTCCTTGGAGCAGATGATAAGCCAAAATGAACCCACAG GGCAGGCCGTCACCCTCCAGACCAAAGGACAGCATCAAGCATCCCCTCGCATGAAGTTAGAAGCCGTGCAACACGTCGGTAATAAATGTCCAGAATGTCAGGTTCAGTTCAGCAGCAAAACGGAAGTGATCCAACATTTCCAAGAAATCAAACAAGCAGAAATCACA CCATGTAACGAATGCTCCCCTCCGATGCTCCTACCCAACGCTTGCAGTGATGCGGCTCATCAGCGTATCCATCAAGGCAGCTCTCCGTGTGTTTGCCCCGAGTGTGGCGGCACAGCCAAGCAGCCGGTCTTTCAAGCACATCTGGATCGGGCTTGTTTGCACTTTTCGAGGCGCATTGGCTACAG atgCTCCAAATGTCTAGTGGTGTTTGGGGGGCTGAACTCAGTCAAGTCTCACATCCAACAGGCCCACTGCGATACCTTCCACAAGTGCCCCAGCTGTCCAATGGCTTTCAAATCGGCACCAAATGCACAAAACCACATTAGTGCACGGCACCCCTCGTTAACCGATAGCCAGGCCAT GTTGATCTACAAATGCGTGATGTGCGATACCGTTTTCACACACAAGTACTTGCTATATGTCCACTTTGACacgcatttaaccaatcagaaggTTCCCGTATATAAATGTCCTGACTGCACCAAGATGTTTCCTCAGAGAAGTGTACTGATGGAGCATTTCAAA AGCCACAAGTCATCCGAGCAAGAGTTAGACTGCGTTGCCTCTTCGGGTTCTCAGTCCGTGTGCAAGCTAGAGAGTTCAGACGGGGAAGACGGCACGGAGGAAGTGAACGCTGAGGCAACTGTGGACAGCGCCGGTTGGAAATGTGTTCACTGCAACGAATGCTACTCTGTACCGGAAGAGTTCATCAGCCATATGGCGAAACAACATGGCAAG GTTTTAAAGAACTTCCCTTGTAACAAATGCGAGAGCTCCTTCTCCTCTGCATCTAGTCTGAGACGCCACGTACGTGACAAGCACAAGTCTGGGATTCGCTTTCACTGCCA GTTCAGTACATGCAGCAAGAAAATGTTCAGCAGCAGAGCAATGTTGGACAAACACGTCCAGCTCCGACACGGTCGAGAAACCACAAGCCAGGAG CAGCTCGGCACAGACGAAGCCGACAGCTCCTCGGAACAAGACGGCGCTTTCCTGGCCCGCCCTAGACGGCGGGCGGCCGCCAAGACGGAGCGGGAAGAAGACTCGGCTCCCCCGAAAAAGTTACGAACGTCCTCCGCTCCCGCGCCCTACTCGCCCCCCGATTCTGGCTTTCGCTGCGCCCCGTGCGGCTTCACCACGGAGGACCGGCCCACGTTTCAGGCCCACATAAGCCTCCATCGAGGGTCGACAGAAGATGGGGGGCAGCAGTGTGCTCAATGCGGCGCCTGCTTCACTTCGAGCAACTCGCTGGCACGCCACCTCTTTATTACACACAAAGTTCGAGATGTGGTGACAGACCAACAACAAGCTCAAGCTGCAGGCCCTGCGACGTCCCCCGTTCACAACAACAAGAGCGAGGAGAATTCTCTCGGCCGTCCCGTCTCCCCTTCCTCTCAAACTCagggaaaggaggaggaggaggaggacgcaTTGAGCTGCAAAGTGTGCGGAAAACATTTTGACAAGGCCACGGATCTGAACACGCACTTCCGAACTCACGGCATGGCTTTCATCAATGCGAGAAATACAGGAAAACCAACTTAG
- the aqp10a gene encoding aquaporin-10a isoform X1 gives MCRFLLLLWIFGTRPVFSNFQGTCLNREPPPGVLVLSPGSSLLLSCDADVKVNGATVKGAKHTSNDRDAFSQMQTNNFASLRTDEKKLREEEQGAQIAEYDLSSLPSWRFLTPTLPKGDDVDGGQRARDVKAKFKWKWNGRTVGKGHRDWVGFVSARRGKQLSVDSVQLKDSGNYTCLQRGRQMFSLKVIVAETPEVPHLSCSKKSPSSKIRCHWTPRKPLTLHPNCYLFINKRPSERFHRVECSFSSQWSRCWCVLDHNDNELRKPHMAYLCVANMAGNATSPLLSFTPLEILKPDPPSALTVRQDVGQENRMLVSWTFPSSWKSQDNYYALVYQLRYRPVDSSSSSMQLKSIKGQRSFTVNDALPGVEYAIQLRTKEEFDGLWSDWSEAVYGSSWIDSRTQETIQFSNEDLLNITFPEYDGSGMDSIPSQALTTLNVDPVTVSHHILWVLSTFAALAVILAAFVFRHKEKILAKLHTLGVRRHYKGPVQPKPRVPVAAEGRALVTLCPPCEKDEDPVDEKDDEFPVDEKDGEAPVDEKDDEAEENNGEMERSEAIHFNNTNYFFM, from the exons ATGTGCCGTTTTCTTCTGCTGTTGTGGATCTTTGGCACAAGGCCGGTATTCAGCAATTTCCAGGGGACATGTTTGAACAGAG AGCCTCCCCCCGGAGTGTTGGTGCTGTCTCCAGGCAGCAGTTTGCTCTTGTCCTGTGACGCTGACGTGAAAGTAAACGGAGCCACGGTCAAAGGGGCTAAACACACTTCCAATGACAGAGATGCTTTTAGTCAAATGCAAACTAACAATTTTGCTTCACTGAGAACTGATGAGAAGAAGTTGAGGGAAGAGGAGCAAGGAGCCCAGATTGCTGAATATGATTTATCATCTTTACCATCATGGCGGTTTCTCACCCCGACACTGCCGAAGGGTGACGACGTGGATGGAGGCCAGCGGGCGCGAGACGTAAAGGCGAAGTTTAAGTGGAAGTGGAACGGGAGGACGGTCGGGAAAGGCCATCGGGACTGGGTGGGTTTTGTGTCGGCGAGGAGAGGGAAGCAGCTCTCCGTGGATTCAGTGCAACTGAAGGATTCTGGGAATTACACGTGTCTGCAAAGAGGCCGCCAGATGTTCTCCTTAAAGGTCATTGTGGCAG AGACTCCAGAAGTTCCCCACCTTTCCTGTTCCAAAAAGTCGCCCAGTAGTAAGATCCGCTGTCATTGGACGCCTCGGAAGCCGTTGACTTTGCACCCCAACTGTTACCTTTTCATCAATAAAAG GCCCAGTGAGAGATTCCATCGGGTTGAGTGTTCTTTCTCATCCCAGTGGTCTCGCTGCTGGTGCGTCCTGGACCACAACGACAACGAGCTGAGAAAACCTCACATGGCCTACTTGTGTGTCGCAAACATGGCAGGAAACGCCACCAGCCCCTTATTATCTTTTACCCCTCTGGAAATTC TGAAGCCAGACCCCCCGTCTGCCCTGACGGTCCGACAGGATGTGGGCCAGGAGAACAGGATGTTAGTAAGCTGGACTTTCCCTTCTTCCTGGAAGTCCCAAGACAACTATTATGCGCTGGTCTACCAACTGCGATACCGCCCTGTTGATTCGTCGTCTTCGAGTATGCAG CTGAAGTCCATAAAGGGCCAGCGCTCGTTTACCGTCAACGACGCACTGCCTGGTGTGGAGTACGCCATCCAGCTTAGAACTAAGGAGGAGTTTGATGGCCTATGGAGCGACTGGAGCGAGGCGGTCTACGGCAGCAGCTGGATTG ACTCAAGGACACAAGAGACAATCCAATTCTCGAATGAGGATCTGTTGAATATAACG TTTCCAGAGTATGACGGTTCCGGCATGGATAGCATACCATCGCAAG CACTGACTACGTTGAACGTTGACCCAGTGACGGTGTCTCATCACATTTTGTGGGTCTTGTCCACATTTGCTGCCTTGGCTGTTATTTTAGCTGCCTTCGTGTTCAG acacaaagaaaaaatCCTTGCCAAACTCCACACTTTGGGTGTCAGGCGACATTACAAAGGGCCTGTCCAACCCAAGCCGAGGGTCCCCGTGGCAGCGGAAGGTCGAGCTCTGGTGACCTTGTGTCCACCGTGCGAGAAGGACGAAGACCCTGTGGACGAGAAGGACGACGAATTCCCTGTGGACGAGAAGGACGGCGAAGCCCCAGTGGACGAGAAGGACGACGAAGCGGAGGAAAATAACGGTGAAATGGAGAGAAGTGAAGCTATTCACTTTAACAATACGAACTATTTCTTCATGTAG